Proteins co-encoded in one Campylobacter concisus genomic window:
- a CDS encoding HD domain-containing protein: MLADKSTKNSDNYLKIKEKFLDFKANLPKHFQKNQGRNFANFLAKEYDDFIKSYLNETMRDFFDDFIPQNDSFAFSVLATGKYAQTLLSANSELEILLVYKNLKGYNIKNFLKEFSEILSSSGINFYIKSVELDEIFTNYKDDLKFKSETSQVRYICGSKSLYRLVKSEIVKLKEFDKKAFLNYHLKAFLPFSSISYLAQEPNLKSGFGGIDEIYHLNCILNCLDSDISVRSQALKVMNEKEIASFNLNVDFLLSLLTTLNLTQNSDTFSASSVEITTNFMQTKSKKLQDNESVISQKMLSSMNNIAIYSRFIVASLCRPFFKSELNFDQRKFARLKNGFYEINGVIYVPLHKKPALIEDLINELLELKDVDYKFDISAIFYIKRAIITKSGLEHAISEFKKIFLRKNSYAILKSLLDAQMIQILIKPMEHISQLAQYDGYHEFTVDEHSILSVKFLENIKDKFIKNLYTELCLEGKTMLKIVTLMHDVGKGLGKDHANIGANIFRAYANKLNLSQKAVNIGVILIKYHTLMSNVSNREDIYSQRVIFAFISKLGDKQVLKLLYILSYCVINATNERLYNAYTAKLLRELYKISLSAFSDENLLDEATRRVKKEQSIKRNSEFLALEPSLQEKIFKITSNLVLIKYSASEIINLSKAADSLDTTEIFINNSKNLSIQIYTKKSLNLSALLYEFAKFDLAYMEIFELFEKKFYIRLDFNQNVKKEELENTKNLALKSLNSEVLKEPLKPNINKDEINFELNHSKDYAKLSINAKDQRGLMAYVMSVFDRLHFQVTSARIQTVKNRTRNLFLIEKNERLESKGEEILNLLISE, from the coding sequence ATGCTGGCTGATAAAAGTACCAAAAATAGCGACAATTATTTAAAAATCAAAGAGAAATTTCTTGATTTTAAGGCAAATTTGCCAAAACATTTTCAAAAAAATCAGGGTAGAAATTTTGCAAATTTTTTAGCCAAAGAATATGATGATTTTATAAAATCTTATTTAAATGAAACTATGCGAGATTTTTTTGATGATTTTATTCCGCAAAATGACAGCTTTGCCTTTAGTGTTTTAGCTACTGGAAAATACGCCCAAACCTTGCTTAGCGCAAATAGCGAGCTTGAAATTTTACTAGTTTATAAAAATTTAAAAGGCTACAACATAAAGAATTTCTTAAAAGAATTTAGCGAAATTTTAAGTAGCTCTGGAATAAATTTTTATATAAAAAGCGTTGAGTTAGATGAAATTTTTACAAATTACAAAGACGATCTCAAATTTAAAAGCGAAACATCGCAAGTCCGATATATCTGTGGTTCAAAAAGCCTCTACCGCTTAGTAAAAAGCGAGATCGTAAAATTAAAAGAATTTGATAAAAAAGCCTTTTTAAACTACCATTTAAAGGCGTTTTTGCCGTTTTCTAGCATCAGCTACTTAGCCCAAGAGCCAAATCTAAAAAGTGGCTTTGGCGGGATAGATGAAATTTATCACCTAAACTGCATACTAAACTGCCTAGATAGCGACATTTCAGTTAGATCACAAGCCCTAAAAGTGATGAATGAAAAAGAGATCGCTAGCTTTAACCTAAATGTGGACTTTTTACTAAGCCTACTAACCACCTTAAATTTAACGCAAAATTCTGATACTTTTAGCGCTTCAAGTGTTGAGATCACGACAAATTTCATGCAAACAAAGTCTAAAAAGCTTCAAGACAATGAAAGCGTCATCAGCCAAAAAATGCTAAGCTCAATGAATAATATCGCCATTTATTCGAGGTTTATCGTCGCTTCTCTTTGCAGGCCATTTTTCAAAAGTGAGCTAAATTTTGATCAGAGAAAATTTGCAAGGCTAAAAAATGGCTTTTACGAGATAAATGGCGTTATTTACGTGCCACTTCATAAAAAGCCAGCTCTCATCGAGGATCTCATAAATGAGCTTTTGGAACTAAAAGATGTGGATTATAAATTTGATATAAGCGCGATCTTTTACATCAAGCGAGCCATCATCACAAAAAGTGGCTTAGAGCACGCTATAAGCGAGTTTAAAAAGATATTTTTAAGAAAAAATTCCTACGCAATTTTAAAATCATTGCTCGATGCGCAAATGATACAAATTTTAATAAAACCAATGGAGCACATCAGTCAGCTAGCTCAGTACGACGGCTATCACGAATTTACGGTCGATGAGCATAGTATTTTAAGTGTAAAATTTCTTGAAAATATAAAAGATAAATTTATAAAAAATCTCTATACCGAGCTTTGCTTGGAGGGCAAGACGATGCTAAAGATCGTGACTTTAATGCACGACGTTGGCAAGGGGCTTGGCAAAGATCACGCAAATATCGGTGCTAATATCTTTAGAGCCTACGCAAACAAGCTAAATTTAAGCCAAAAAGCCGTAAATATCGGCGTCATCCTGATAAAATACCACACGCTAATGAGCAACGTCTCAAACAGAGAGGACATTTATTCACAACGCGTTATATTTGCTTTTATCTCAAAGCTTGGCGACAAGCAGGTTTTAAAACTGCTTTACATCCTTAGCTACTGCGTGATAAACGCCACAAATGAGAGGCTCTATAATGCCTACACAGCAAAGCTTTTAAGAGAGCTTTATAAAATTTCTCTTAGTGCATTTAGCGATGAAAATTTACTTGATGAAGCGACAAGGCGCGTAAAAAAAGAGCAGTCTATAAAACGAAATAGTGAGTTTTTGGCGCTTGAACCAAGTTTGCAAGAAAAAATTTTTAAAATCACATCAAATCTTGTCCTTATAAAATATAGTGCGAGTGAGATCATAAATTTAAGCAAAGCTGCAGATAGCTTAGATACGACAGAAATTTTTATAAATAACTCTAAAAATTTAAGCATTCAGATCTATACAAAAAAGAGTCTAAATTTAAGTGCCCTACTCTATGAATTTGCTAAATTTGACCTTGCATACATGGAAATTTTTGAGCTATTTGAGAAGAAATTTTATATCAGGCTTGACTTTAACCAAAATGTTAAAAAAGAGGAGCTTGAAAATACTAAAAATTTAGCTCTAAAATCCCTAAATAGTGAGGTTCTAAAAGAGCCTTTGAAACCAAACATTAACAAAGATGAGATAAACTTCGAGCTAAATCACTCAAAAGATTACGCCAAACTTAGCATCAATGCAAAAGATCAGCGTGGGTTAATGGCTTATGTGATGAGTGTTTTTGACAGGCTTCATTTTCAAGTCACGAGTGCTAGAATCCAAACGGTCAAAAATAGAACGAGAAATCTCTTTTTGATCGAGAAAAACGAGCGACTTGAGAGTAAAGGCGAAGAGATATTAAATTTATTAATAAGCGAGTAA
- the mqnE gene encoding aminofutalosine synthase MqnE, with the protein MMNLLQKLESGERLSKQEAFSLYELDLFTLAKFADKKRRKLHGNKVFFNVNRHINPTNICADICKFCAFSAHRKNPNPYLMSHEEILKIVDESVSHGVKEIHIVSAHNAKSGWQWYLEIFKKIKAAHPELHVKAMTAAEIDFLSRHYGLSYEEVIEKMLEYGVDSMPGGGAEIFDEEVRAKICKGKVSSENWLKIHKMWHDKGKQSNATMLFGHIESRDNRIDHMLRIRDLQDETGGFNAFIPLVYQRENNYLKDVKFLGSAEILKTIAISRLVLDNVPHIKAYWATSTLNLAMIAQEFGADDLDGTIEKESIQSAAGANSANGVTLKTFCDLIKTSGFTPVERDSLYNELKIY; encoded by the coding sequence ATAATGAATCTATTACAAAAACTAGAAAGTGGCGAGAGATTAAGCAAGCAAGAGGCTTTTTCGCTTTATGAGCTTGATCTTTTTACGTTAGCTAAATTTGCCGATAAAAAACGTAGAAAACTGCACGGCAACAAGGTCTTTTTTAATGTAAACCGCCATATCAATCCAACAAATATCTGCGCTGATATTTGTAAATTTTGCGCATTTTCAGCTCACAGAAAAAATCCAAATCCATACTTAATGAGCCACGAAGAAATTTTAAAGATCGTTGATGAGAGCGTAAGCCACGGCGTAAAAGAGATACACATCGTATCAGCCCACAACGCAAAAAGTGGCTGGCAGTGGTACTTAGAAATTTTTAAAAAGATAAAGGCAGCTCATCCAGAGCTTCATGTAAAGGCGATGACGGCAGCTGAGATTGACTTTTTATCAAGACATTACGGCTTAAGCTATGAAGAAGTGATAGAAAAGATGCTTGAATACGGCGTCGATAGCATGCCAGGCGGTGGGGCTGAAATTTTTGACGAAGAGGTCAGGGCTAAAATTTGCAAAGGCAAAGTAAGTAGCGAAAACTGGCTCAAAATCCACAAAATGTGGCATGATAAGGGTAAGCAAAGCAACGCGACAATGCTTTTTGGGCATATAGAAAGTCGCGATAATAGGATCGATCATATGCTAAGGATCAGGGACTTGCAAGATGAAACTGGCGGATTTAACGCATTTATCCCGCTAGTTTATCAAAGAGAAAATAACTACTTAAAAGATGTGAAATTTTTAGGATCAGCTGAAATTTTAAAGACCATAGCGATATCTCGCTTGGTGCTTGATAACGTCCCACACATAAAGGCTTATTGGGCTACTTCGACACTAAATCTAGCCATGATAGCTCAGGAATTTGGTGCTGATGATCTTGATGGCACGATAGAAAAAGAGAGCATCCAAAGTGCAGCTGGCGCAAATAGCGCAAACGGTGTTACACTAAAGACATTTTGCGATCTCATAAAGACATCTGGTTTTACGCCGGTTGAGCGTGATAGCTTATATAACGAACTTAAAATTTACTAA
- a CDS encoding NCS2 family permease, producing MKFFDLAQNKTSVKQEFGAGLTTFLAMMYIVPVNAIIMSKTGMPYEALITATALITIFSTILNGLWANTPVAMSVGMGLNAYFTFGLCIGMKVPWQTALGVVFLSGVIFVVLSFTNFRMWIIRSIPLDLRRAISAGIGTFISFVAFQQMGFIVNSDAVLVGIGNFKDPNVLLGVLGLFLVICFWAWKIKGAFILAVLATSVIAWVLGIAPHPTEIFSTPASISPIFLELDIKGALSLALLPVVITFFVTDLFDSIGTLAGVGTRAGIFDENKKDGVVKLEKTLEADAIATAAGSLVGVSTTTSFVESASGVEEGGRTGLTAVFCGLLFILTLFMLPLFKAIPGNAIYPILVMVGVLMFAELASINFKDPAIAVATFFIVVLIPLTYSITNGLAFGFMSYVIVKLIKREFSDINLGVVVLALISFIVFLVH from the coding sequence GTGAAATTTTTTGACTTAGCACAAAACAAAACGAGTGTGAAGCAGGAATTTGGAGCGGGACTTACGACGTTTTTGGCGATGATGTATATCGTTCCGGTAAATGCGATCATTATGAGCAAAACTGGCATGCCTTATGAGGCATTAATCACGGCAACTGCGCTAATTACCATCTTTTCTACTATATTAAATGGTCTTTGGGCGAACACACCAGTTGCGATGAGCGTTGGTATGGGGCTTAACGCTTATTTTACATTTGGTCTTTGCATCGGTATGAAAGTGCCTTGGCAAACGGCTCTTGGCGTTGTTTTTCTAAGCGGCGTGATATTTGTCGTTTTATCTTTTACAAATTTTAGGATGTGGATAATAAGATCCATCCCGCTTGACCTACGAAGAGCGATAAGTGCGGGCATAGGCACATTTATCAGCTTTGTTGCATTTCAGCAAATGGGCTTTATCGTAAATAGTGACGCAGTTTTGGTTGGCATAGGAAATTTCAAAGATCCAAATGTGCTTCTTGGTGTTTTGGGACTATTTTTAGTTATTTGCTTTTGGGCGTGGAAGATAAAGGGCGCGTTTATACTAGCTGTGCTTGCTACTTCAGTGATAGCTTGGGTGCTTGGTATCGCTCCTCATCCAACAGAAATTTTCTCAACTCCAGCCTCTATCTCTCCGATATTTTTAGAGCTTGATATAAAAGGTGCGCTTAGCCTAGCCTTGCTGCCAGTTGTTATCACATTTTTTGTGACCGATCTTTTTGACTCGATAGGCACATTAGCTGGTGTAGGAACGAGGGCTGGAATTTTTGACGAAAATAAAAAAGATGGTGTCGTAAAACTTGAAAAAACTCTTGAAGCTGACGCTATTGCTACGGCGGCTGGCTCGCTTGTAGGCGTAAGTACGACCACATCGTTTGTAGAGAGTGCTAGCGGTGTAGAAGAGGGCGGTAGAACTGGTCTAACGGCTGTATTTTGTGGACTTTTGTTTATACTTACGCTCTTTATGTTGCCACTTTTTAAAGCGATCCCTGGCAATGCCATTTATCCGATCCTTGTAATGGTTGGCGTGCTTATGTTTGCCGAGCTTGCTAGTATAAATTTCAAAGATCCAGCCATAGCTGTAGCGACATTTTTCATAGTTGTGCTCATCCCGCTTACTTACTCGATCACAAACGGCCTTGCATTTGGATTTATGTCATACGTAATAGTTAAGCTCATAAAGAGAGAATTTAGCGATATAAATTTAGGCGTAGTCGTGCTAGCGCTCATTAGTTTTATCGTATTTTTAGTGCATTGA
- a CDS encoding phosphoribosyltransferase, which translates to MIFYSYDEFAVDTKKMAKQIKDEFDPEVILAVARGGLTLGHSLAVALNNRNLFTLNSIHYEDTNKLDTINIFNVPDLSKYTKILLVDDIIDSGESMVEIKRELLKRYPNLDIKIATVFYKEKALLLPEFKVKEAHDWIEFFWDIHI; encoded by the coding sequence ATGATATTTTATAGCTATGATGAATTTGCTGTTGATACTAAAAAGATGGCAAAACAGATAAAAGATGAGTTTGATCCAGAGGTGATACTAGCTGTGGCAAGAGGTGGTCTAACGCTTGGCCACTCGCTAGCTGTTGCGCTTAATAATAGAAATTTATTTACCCTAAATTCTATCCATTATGAAGATACAAACAAGCTTGATACGATTAATATCTTTAACGTGCCAGATCTTAGCAAATACACTAAAATTTTGCTCGTCGATGACATCATCGATAGTGGCGAGAGCATGGTCGAGATAAAAAGAGAGCTGCTTAAGCGTTATCCAAATTTAGATATCAAAATAGCGACCGTCTTTTATAAAGAGAAAGCTCTGCTTTTGCCAGAATTTAAGGTAAAAGAGGCTCACGATTGGATCGAGTTTTTTTGGGATATACATATTTAA
- a CDS encoding glycosyltransferase family 39 protein: protein MLDKFREFVGHHVAFSVFLICLIDCIFLLYTANSLSISYSEAEIFLNKQNFLSHVLNLSVQIFGQTDIALRSVMIAFHILSVILMYKISKFYIKLEFDRLIAVLLFILLPGTLASALIVNNAGLCVMLALLCIYFFHIKNKILFVTFFCLSFFIDGDFLIFYVGFFIFSLYKRKPPLAWLSAILFLLTLYFFGFDTNGRPSGHFIDTFGIFAAVFSPFIFIFFVYTIYRIWVKEKKDLLWFIAICSFCFCMIVSVRQRLELEQFLPFCVIATPLMVRVFFNSYRVRLPKFRKGYKICTTLVMLFLALNWSMIVFNQIFYLFLDNPTKHFVYKFDIVKELAAKLKEVEIKDLYTDNKKLALRLKFYGIDVRDESKNLLVSADLDRKSKFCIEKMGKVIANFDVRGR from the coding sequence TTGCTAGATAAATTTAGAGAATTTGTTGGACATCACGTCGCTTTTAGCGTATTTTTGATATGTTTGATTGATTGTATATTTTTACTTTATACGGCAAATTCTCTTAGTATAAGTTATAGTGAAGCTGAAATTTTTTTAAACAAACAAAATTTTCTTAGCCATGTTTTAAACTTAAGCGTTCAAATTTTTGGTCAAACAGATATTGCTCTAAGATCTGTGATGATCGCGTTTCATATTCTAAGCGTTATTTTAATGTATAAGATAAGCAAATTTTACATTAAATTAGAGTTTGACAGACTTATTGCGGTATTGCTTTTTATCTTACTTCCTGGCACGCTAGCTTCAGCTCTTATCGTCAATAATGCTGGGCTTTGCGTTATGCTGGCGCTCCTATGTATATACTTTTTTCATATTAAAAATAAAATTTTATTTGTAACATTTTTTTGTCTTTCTTTTTTTATAGATGGCGATTTTTTGATATTTTACGTAGGATTTTTTATATTTTCACTTTATAAAAGAAAGCCGCCACTTGCTTGGCTAAGTGCTATTTTATTTTTACTAACACTTTACTTTTTTGGCTTTGATACAAATGGTAGGCCAAGTGGGCATTTCATTGATACTTTTGGTATCTTTGCCGCTGTTTTTTCGCCGTTTATTTTTATCTTTTTTGTCTATACGATTTATAGAATTTGGGTTAAGGAAAAGAAGGATCTTTTGTGGTTTATTGCGATTTGCTCATTTTGCTTTTGTATGATAGTCTCAGTGCGCCAAAGGCTGGAACTTGAGCAGTTTTTGCCATTTTGCGTGATCGCAACGCCACTTATGGTAAGAGTATTTTTTAATTCGTATCGTGTAAGATTGCCAAAATTTAGAAAAGGCTATAAAATTTGTACGACCTTAGTGATGCTTTTTTTAGCCTTAAACTGGTCGATGATCGTATTTAATCAAATTTTTTACCTATTTTTAGATAACCCAACAAAGCATTTTGTCTATAAATTTGATATTGTAAAAGAGCTTGCTGCTAAATTAAAAGAAGTAGAAATTAAGGATTTATATACTGATAATAAAAAGCTTGCATTAAGGCTTAAATTTTATGGTATAGATGTAAGAGATGAGTCTAAAAATTTATTAGTAAGCGCCGATCTAGATAGAAAATCAAAATTTTGCATAGAAAAAATGGGAAAAGTAATTGCAAATTTTGATGTAAGAGGCAGGTAG
- a CDS encoding Tfp pilus assembly protein FimT/FimU — translation MNRNKGFTVIELIFVIIAVGILAAMIIPRLEINGAREAATQMLTHIRYAQHLAMQDDKFVHSENEKFWFKMRWGIAINDTSLQECSVDEPGVKSWKYSIFYDKRGSGNKFSGNLNSKEEVAIDTQKSNKFLSAGWRGIPQSYCNKINIDLNIEKKYGIKSVKFVGSCGKGKMQTIDFDELGRPMRVVSVTNNKGAKRPYSRLLKGDCKIILTDKNNNVASINIEKRSGYAYIN, via the coding sequence ATGAATAGAAACAAGGGTTTTACTGTTATAGAGCTTATCTTTGTAATCATTGCCGTTGGCATACTTGCAGCAATGATCATACCAAGGCTAGAAATAAACGGAGCCAGAGAGGCAGCTACACAGATGCTAACGCATATAAGGTACGCCCAGCACCTTGCCATGCAAGATGATAAATTTGTACATTCAGAAAATGAAAAATTTTGGTTTAAAATGAGATGGGGGATAGCTATTAATGACACTAGTTTGCAAGAGTGCTCTGTAGATGAGCCTGGGGTTAAATCTTGGAAATATAGTATTTTTTATGATAAAAGAGGTAGTGGTAATAAATTTAGTGGTAATCTAAATTCCAAAGAAGAGGTTGCCATCGATACACAAAAATCAAACAAATTCTTAAGTGCGGGCTGGAGAGGCATTCCTCAGTCCTATTGCAATAAAATTAATATAGATTTAAATATCGAGAAAAAATATGGCATAAAATCAGTTAAATTTGTCGGTAGTTGCGGAAAAGGCAAAATGCAAACTATTGATTTTGACGAATTAGGTAGGCCCATGAGAGTGGTGAGTGTTACTAACAATAAAGGAGCAAAAAGACCTTATTCAAGACTATTGAAAGGTGATTGCAAGATAATTTTAACAGATAAAAATAACAATGTAGCCTCTATAAATATAGAAAAAAGAAGTGGATACGCATATATAAACTAA